The DNA sequence ATACCACAGAATACGGCCAAAACTGCCAGAAGCAAAAATTTTGATGTTGGATTAATCACTCTCATCACATCCATATGCCAGAAACCAGCCAGCGGGAAATGGCCGGGCCCCGACGTACCGAGGCATATCACCGGATCGTATATATATGCCACTGCCGGCCCTGCCTGATGCAGCGGCCTACAAAAAAGAGAAAAATTTGGAAAATTATCCGTTGATCCAGAAGGAGACGGTATCCTGATTTGCATCCACCCATGCCTGTGCGGCATCTTCGGGCGATTCTCCGCTTTCAACGGCAAGCATTACGGATTCCATGTCCTGCGGCTCCCACGAGAAACGCTCAAGAATGGCATAGGCCTCGGGATTGTCCTCCTCAAAGCCCATGCGGGCAAGGCTTGCAATGTACTCCTCGCCGCCATAGACGCCCTCGGGGTCATCGAGATACTTCAGGTCGAAGCGGACAAACTTCCAGTGCGGCGTCCAGCCGGTAACGACGATCCAGTCACCCTCTGCATAGGCATCACTGAGCTGGGCAGCCATGCCGGCACTCGACGATGCAACGAGCGTGTAGTCAAGATCATAGACCTCGATGGCGGTCTCGGTCGCTGCCATGATACCCGCACCCGGTTCGATGCCGATGATCTTTCCGTCAAATTCCTCGACGACATCGTTCATCTCTGCAATCGAGTCGATGGTCACATACGACGGGACCACGAGGCCGATCTTTGCGCCCTGGAGGTTCTGACCGACCATGTCAATCAAATCCCCGTAGGTGTCCCAGTAGGCCGCATGGGTGGCGGGCATCCATGACGAGATGCTCATGTCGACCTGCCCGTCGGCGAGTGCCTGATAGAGGGGCCCCGCGTCAACGGCTTTCAGCTCGACATCGTAGCCGGCCTGTTCATAGACCGCCTTCAACACGTTGGTACTTGCAATCTCTGAATCCCAGAGCACGTAGCCGATGGAGACCTCCTTTGCGGCTTCTGCTGTGGGTTCGGTGGTTGCCGGACCGGTCTCGTCCGTACAACCGGCAACAAGAATTCCACAGAACAAAACTAACAAAACAAGTAAGATTCTTTTCGATTTCGAATTTAGCACATAAACACATCCAATTAGTCAGTAAAAAACCGCCGGAAACGGTCCGGGACTGACTTATGGAAAAATTTGTTGGGGTCTATATATACCTCTATTGATTCTGGCTGGTGCTGATCACATTCTGCGTGATCCGGTCAAGGATGATGGCGATGATGACGATACAGAGGCCCGCCTCGAAGCCACCGCCGATATCGACCCGCTGGATCCCCATGAGGACATTGAGCCCCAATCCCGCGGCCCCGATCATCGCGGCAATGACCGTCATCGAGAGGGCAAGCATGATACACTGGTTGACCCCTGCCATGATCGTCGGCATGGCCACCGGAAGCTGCACCTTGATGAGTTTCTGCCACTCCGTTGCCCCGAACGCCTCGGTCACCTCGATGAGCTCGACCGGGACCTGACGGATCCCGAGATTGGTGAGACGGATGGCGGGCGGCATGGCAAAGATGATCGTTGCAATCATCCCCGGCACGTTTCCAAGACCGAAGAAGATGACGGCGGGAATCAGGTACACAAAGGAGGGCATCGTCTGCATCAGGTCGAGGACGGGCCGAAGCGCCGCATCAACGGCCGCAGACCGCGAGGCGAGGATACCAAGCGGGATGCCAATCGCAAGCGTCACCGCGGCTGAAGTGATAACGAGGGCAAGCGTGAGTAAGGTCTCGGCCCAGAGATCCAGCAGATAGATGAAGAGGAGCCCAAAGAGGGTGAGGAGCGCAATCTTGATGTTCTTTTTGGTAAGGACGAATGCGAGGGCTGCGAATATGACGATGAGAAGGAGCGGCGGAATCGCCGCCATCCCGTCCTGAAATCCACTGACAAGGATGTCCATGACGGCCGTAATCCCGTCGAGCAGCCACCCGAAGGTCTCGTCAATCCAGCCGACGATCGCCTCGACCGCTTCACCGACGGGGAGAATATCCGACATCAGGCATCAACCTCCAGCCGCGCCAGCCCGGCAAGCAGCGATCCGCGCACGATGATCCCCTTGATCTTTCTCTCATTGTCAAGGACTGCCACCGGATGGGGCGTCTCCGCCATGATCGGCATCAGTTCCAGGGCAGGAGTATCCGGTTCTACCGTGAGGCTGTCGGTGATCATCACGTCCTTCAGCGACAGGCCCGATTTCTTGGCCTCGACGGCGCCTTCCACCGTGACCAGACCCCGGAATACACGGTCCTTGCCGGCGACGAAGACGCTTGATATACCCCATTCCTCCATCAGACGGAGGGCGTTTCTCGGGCCTGAATCGACCGGAACGAGCGGTTCGGGGCGTTTCATCACATCCTTTGCCACGAGGACCCTTGAGAGGTTGACATCCTCGACGAATTTCTCCACATATTCACAGCGCGGATTCTGGAGCAGATCTTCTGCCGTTCCAAGCTGGGCGATGGCGCCATCTTTCATGAGGGCGATCCGGTCACCCAGTTTGAGCGCCTCGTCGAGGTCGTGGCTGACGAAGATGATCGTCTTGTTCAGGCGGGCCTGCAGTTCAATGAGTTCATCCTGCATATCACGGCGGATGAGCGGATCGAGCGCACTGAAGGCTTCGTCCATCAGGAGGATATCCGCATCGCTTGCAAGCGCCCGGGCAAGCCCGACCCGCTGCTGCATCCCCCCGGAAAGCCCGGACGGATAGCTCCCCTCGTAGCCCGACAACCCGACGAGATCGATTGCCTCCTGAGCTTTTTTCTCCCTCTCGGCTGCGGGGATTCCCTGGATTTCAAGTCCAAAGGCAACATTCTCCAGAATCGTCCGGTGCGGAAGAAGGGCAAAACTCTGGAAGATCATCCCGATCTTCCTCCGCCTCAGCTCTCTGAGGTCATCCTCCCCCATCCCGACGATGTTCACCCCGTCAATCTCGACGGAGCCGCTGGTCGGTTCGATCAACCGGTTGATACAACGCAGAAGAGTTGATTTCCCACAACCGGACAGTCCCATGAGAACGAACAGTTCTCCCTCATAGACATCAAATGAAACAGAGCGGAGCGCCACATTCTGTTGTGTCTCCTCCAGAATTTCCTTTTTTTTCTTCCCCTGCTCAATGAGCGCGAGGGCATCTTCCGGTTTTTTTCCAAAAATTTTCGTCAAATTT is a window from the Methanovulcanius yangii genome containing:
- a CDS encoding glycine betaine ABC transporter substrate-binding protein gives rise to the protein MFCGILVAGCTDETGPATTEPTAEAAKEVSIGYVLWDSEIASTNVLKAVYEQAGYDVELKAVDAGPLYQALADGQVDMSISSWMPATHAAYWDTYGDLIDMVGQNLQGAKIGLVVPSYVTIDSIAEMNDVVEEFDGKIIGIEPGAGIMAATETAIEVYDLDYTLVASSSAGMAAQLSDAYAEGDWIVVTGWTPHWKFVRFDLKYLDDPEGVYGGEEYIASLARMGFEEDNPEAYAILERFSWEPQDMESVMLAVESGESPEDAAQAWVDANQDTVSFWING
- a CDS encoding ABC transporter permease, producing MSDILPVGEAVEAIVGWIDETFGWLLDGITAVMDILVSGFQDGMAAIPPLLLIVIFAALAFVLTKKNIKIALLTLFGLLFIYLLDLWAETLLTLALVITSAAVTLAIGIPLGILASRSAAVDAALRPVLDLMQTMPSFVYLIPAVIFFGLGNVPGMIATIIFAMPPAIRLTNLGIRQVPVELIEVTEAFGATEWQKLIKVQLPVAMPTIMAGVNQCIMLALSMTVIAAMIGAAGLGLNVLMGIQRVDIGGGFEAGLCIVIIAIILDRITQNVISTSQNQ
- a CDS encoding quaternary amine ABC transporter ATP-binding protein; the protein is MEETQEEYKKMNIKVSVKNLTKIFGKKPEDALALIEQGKKKKEILEETQQNVALRSVSFDVYEGELFVLMGLSGCGKSTLLRCINRLIEPTSGSVEIDGVNIVGMGEDDLRELRRRKIGMIFQSFALLPHRTILENVAFGLEIQGIPAAEREKKAQEAIDLVGLSGYEGSYPSGLSGGMQQRVGLARALASDADILLMDEAFSALDPLIRRDMQDELIELQARLNKTIIFVSHDLDEALKLGDRIALMKDGAIAQLGTAEDLLQNPRCEYVEKFVEDVNLSRVLVAKDVMKRPEPLVPVDSGPRNALRLMEEWGISSVFVAGKDRVFRGLVTVEGAVEAKKSGLSLKDVMITDSLTVEPDTPALELMPIMAETPHPVAVLDNERKIKGIIVRGSLLAGLARLEVDA